In Aggregatibacter sp. 2125159857, one DNA window encodes the following:
- the nrdA gene encoding class 1a ribonucleoside-diphosphate reductase subunit alpha: MNKALMVTKRDGTLEPINLDKIHRVITWAAEGLDNVSVSQVELRSHIQFYEGIRTSDIHETIIKAAADLINKDSPDYQYLAARLAVFHLRKKAYGHFDPPRLYDHVKKLVRMGKYDHALLDDYTREEWDEMDGFIDHWRDMTFSYAAVKQLEGKYLVQNRVTGEIYESAQFLYLLVAASLFSKYPQETRLDYIRRFYDATSTFKISLPTPIMAGVRTPTRQFSSCVLIECGDSLDSINATASAIVKYVSQRAGIGVNAGAIRALGSPIRGGEAFHTGCIPFYKYFQTAVKSCSQGGVRGGAATVYYPIWHLEVESLLVLKNNRGVEDNRVRHMDYGVQLNKLMYQRLIKGGDITLFSPSDVPGLYEAFFADQDKFEELYVQYEQDPSIRKRTVKAVELFSLLMQERASTGRIYIHNVDHCNTHSPFDPRVAPVRQSNLCLEIALPTKPLSHINDEQGEIALCTLSAFNLGKLDNLDELDNLADLAVRALDALLDYQDYPVIAAKRSSLARRSLGIGVINYAYYLAKHGVRYSDGSANDLTHRTFEAIQYYLLKASMNLAKEQGACEYFHETTYAQGILPIDTYKKDIDSLTSEPLHYDWESLRRDIQEFGLRNSTLTALMPSETSSQISNATNGIEPPRGHVSVKASKDGILKQVVPDYENLGENYELLWDIPGNDGYLHLVGIMQKFVDQAISANTNYDPKRFEDGKVPMKVLLKDLLTAYKYGLKTLYYQNTRDGAEDSQEDLDDGCAGGACKI; encoded by the coding sequence ATGAATAAAGCATTAATGGTCACCAAACGTGACGGCACATTGGAGCCGATTAACCTCGATAAAATCCACCGCGTGATTACGTGGGCCGCAGAAGGGCTGGACAATGTGTCCGTGTCGCAAGTGGAATTGCGTTCTCACATTCAGTTTTATGAAGGCATTCGTACCTCTGACATTCACGAAACCATTATCAAAGCGGCTGCGGACTTAATCAACAAAGATTCACCGGATTATCAATACCTTGCCGCACGCCTTGCGGTGTTCCATTTACGCAAAAAGGCTTACGGCCATTTCGATCCACCGCGTTTATACGATCATGTGAAAAAACTCGTGCGCATGGGCAAATACGATCACGCCTTATTAGATGATTACACCCGTGAAGAATGGGACGAAATGGACGGTTTTATCGACCATTGGCGCGACATGACGTTCTCTTATGCAGCAGTGAAACAATTAGAAGGCAAATATTTAGTTCAAAACCGCGTGACCGGCGAGATCTACGAATCCGCACAATTCCTCTATTTATTAGTGGCGGCAAGTCTGTTCTCCAAATACCCGCAAGAAACCCGTTTGGATTATATCCGTCGTTTCTATGACGCGACTTCTACCTTTAAAATTTCCTTGCCAACCCCAATCATGGCAGGCGTGCGTACACCAACCCGTCAATTCAGCTCTTGTGTGTTGATCGAGTGTGGCGACAGCTTGGATTCCATTAACGCCACCGCCTCTGCCATCGTGAAATACGTTTCTCAACGAGCCGGTATCGGTGTGAATGCCGGTGCGATTCGTGCGCTAGGTAGCCCAATTCGTGGCGGCGAAGCATTCCATACCGGTTGTATTCCGTTCTATAAATATTTCCAAACTGCCGTGAAATCTTGTTCTCAAGGTGGCGTGCGTGGCGGTGCGGCAACCGTGTATTACCCGATTTGGCACTTAGAAGTAGAAAGCCTGTTGGTGTTGAAAAACAACCGTGGCGTGGAAGACAACCGCGTGCGTCATATGGACTACGGCGTACAGCTGAACAAATTAATGTATCAACGCTTAATCAAAGGCGGTGACATCACCCTATTCAGCCCGTCCGACGTGCCGGGACTTTATGAAGCGTTCTTTGCGGATCAAGACAAGTTTGAAGAACTTTACGTACAATACGAGCAGGATCCGTCCATTCGTAAACGTACCGTGAAAGCTGTTGAATTGTTCTCTTTATTAATGCAAGAACGTGCGTCCACCGGCCGTATTTACATTCACAACGTGGATCACTGCAATACCCACTCGCCGTTCGATCCAAGAGTGGCACCGGTGCGTCAATCCAACCTGTGCTTGGAAATCGCCTTACCGACCAAACCGTTAAGCCACATTAACGATGAACAGGGCGAAATCGCTCTTTGTACTCTTTCCGCCTTTAACTTAGGCAAATTGGACAACTTAGACGAGCTAGACAATTTAGCGGATCTTGCGGTGCGTGCATTAGATGCTTTATTGGATTACCAAGATTATCCGGTGATTGCGGCAAAACGCAGTTCCCTTGCCCGTCGTTCTTTAGGTATCGGCGTTATCAACTACGCGTACTACTTGGCGAAACACGGCGTGCGTTATTCTGACGGCAGCGCCAACGATTTAACCCACCGCACTTTCGAAGCCATTCAATATTACTTATTGAAAGCCTCCATGAACTTGGCGAAAGAACAAGGCGCGTGTGAATACTTCCACGAAACCACTTACGCACAAGGTATTTTGCCAATCGATACATACAAAAAAGACATCGACAGCTTAACTTCCGAGCCGTTACATTACGACTGGGAAAGCCTACGCCGCGATATCCAAGAATTCGGCTTGCGCAACTCTACCCTCACCGCCCTCATGCCGTCAGAAACATCTTCTCAGATTTCCAACGCCACCAACGGTATCGAACCGCCACGTGGCCATGTGAGCGTGAAAGCCTCAAAAGACGGTATTTTGAAACAAGTGGTGCCGGATTATGAAAACTTGGGTGAAAACTACGAATTGCTTTGGGACATCCCGGGCAACGACGGCTACTTGCACTTGGTCGGCATTATGCAAAAATTCGTGGATCAAGCGATCTCTGCCAACACCAACTACGATCCAAAACGTTTTGAAGACGGTAAAGTACCAATGAAAGTGTTGTTAAAAGATCTTTTAACCGCTTACAAATACGGCTTAAAAACCCTTTACTATCAAAACACCCGTGACGGTGCCGAAGACAGCCA